A region from the Prevotella melaninogenica genome encodes:
- a CDS encoding OmpH family outer membrane protein, whose product MKKLFLMLMLCAPMTLFAQKFGHLDSQALLQSLPEATAVQSKLEAKGKEYQKQLEDMQAELQRQAEAYDKSKSTMNATKQAETEKNLQDMYSKIQQTAQDNQKAFNEEQQKQLGPVLEKVRNAIAAVAKAGNYVYIMEKAAGQPLYINEALSKDITAEVKAQLAKMK is encoded by the coding sequence ATGAAAAAGTTATTTTTGATGTTGATGCTCTGTGCACCAATGACATTGTTCGCACAGAAGTTTGGCCACCTTGACTCACAGGCTCTCCTCCAGTCACTCCCAGAGGCTACAGCTGTTCAGAGTAAGTTGGAGGCTAAGGGTAAGGAGTATCAGAAGCAGCTCGAAGACATGCAGGCAGAATTGCAGCGTCAGGCAGAGGCATACGACAAGTCTAAGAGCACTATGAACGCTACAAAGCAGGCTGAGACAGAGAAGAACTTGCAGGATATGTACAGCAAGATTCAGCAGACAGCTCAGGACAACCAGAAGGCTTTCAACGAGGAACAGCAGAAGCAGCTCGGTCCTGTCCTTGAGAAGGTTCGTAACGCTATCGCAGCTGTTGCAAAGGCAGGTAACTACGTTTACATCATGGAGAAGGCTGCTGGTCAGCCATTGTATATCAACGAGGCACTCAGCAAGGATATCACTGCAGA
- a CDS encoding OmpH family outer membrane protein has product MKKNIFKSVLRYVLPLYLFTLLPLTASAQKFALIDMEYILKNVPAYERANEQLNQVSKKWQAEVEALNTEASTMYKNYQNEVVFLSQDQKKKKQEAILAKEKQASDLKRKYFGPEGELFKKRTSLVTPIQDEIYNAVKDISDQRGYSLVIDRSSNAAGIIYGSPKVDISNEVLQKLGYSYQ; this is encoded by the coding sequence ATGAAGAAGAATATTTTTAAGAGTGTATTGCGATACGTTTTACCTCTTTACCTTTTTACTCTTTTACCTTTGACAGCTTCTGCACAGAAGTTTGCGCTGATTGATATGGAGTATATCCTCAAGAATGTGCCAGCTTACGAGCGTGCAAATGAGCAGTTAAATCAGGTAAGTAAGAAGTGGCAGGCTGAGGTTGAGGCACTCAACACAGAGGCTTCAACAATGTATAAGAACTATCAAAACGAGGTTGTCTTCCTTTCGCAAGACCAGAAGAAGAAAAAGCAAGAGGCTATCCTTGCAAAAGAAAAGCAGGCGTCTGACCTCAAGCGTAAGTACTTTGGTCCAGAAGGCGAGCTTTTTAAGAAGCGTACCAGCTTGGTTACTCCTATACAAGATGAGATTTACAATGCTGTAAAGGATATCTCTGACCAGCGTGGTTATAGTTTGGTTATTGACCGTTCAAGTAATGCAGCTGGTATTATCTATGGTTCGCCAAAGGTGGATATCAGTAATGAGGTGCTGCAGAAGTTGGGATATTCTTATCAGTAA
- a CDS encoding BamA/OMP85 family outer membrane protein translates to MTKINKVLMLLAFSGVSLVASAQQKIVNPDITYSGTPKTYKLAGLAVTGIDGYEDYVLTGISGLSVGQELEVPGTAVTDAVKRYWKHGLFSDVSITADSIVGDDIYLKIHLTPRPRISTINYNGLKKTEREDMEKKLGLLKGGQITPNMLDRAKILAKKYFEDKGYKNAEVFIRQRDDVAAKNQVILDIDVDKKEKMKVRSIIIDGDNQLGDKKIKGTMFSKGAFAKTHEAGKLSNILKSKKFTPERWAEDKKNLITKYNEHGYRDAMILKDSVWNVDPKHVNIYVKVDEGKKYYIRNIKWVGNTVYSTDYLSRLLDMKKGDVYNQTYLNKRLSQDEDAVGNAYWNNGYLFYNLQPTEVNIVGDSIDLEMRIVEGQQAHINRVKINGNDRLYENVVRRELRTKPGDLFSKEALQRSARELASMGHFDPEAINPVPEPNYEDGTVDINYNLKQKSNDQVELSLGWGQTGVIGRVGLKLNNFSMANLFHRNREHRGIMPIGDGETLSLGAQTNGTYYQSYNAQYSTNWLGGKRPIQFNVGMSFSKQTDVSSNYYNSGYLNNYNNYRYGYGNYNYNSYENYYDPNKYVKLFSIYAGWGKRLNWPDDYFTLSLQLQYQRYMLRNWRYFIMSNGSANNLNLNITLNRTSTDNQLFPRRGSDFSVSLTITPPWSKWDGKDYAHLATDRNSPTYSQEQQEKYRWVEYHKWKFKARTFTALTSGQKCFVLMTRVELGLLGSYNKNKKSPFETYYMGGDGMSGYSTGYAEETIGLRGYENGSLTPYGAEGYAYTRMSLELRYPFLLGNTTIYGLGFVEAGNAWTETSKFNPFDMKRSAGLGVRIFLPMVGMMGIDWAYGFDKVFGTKGGSQFHFILGQEF, encoded by the coding sequence ATGACTAAAATAAATAAGGTGTTGATGCTCCTTGCATTCTCCGGAGTTTCGCTTGTGGCGAGTGCACAGCAGAAGATTGTAAACCCAGACATCACTTATTCAGGTACTCCTAAGACTTACAAGTTAGCAGGACTGGCTGTTACTGGTATTGATGGCTATGAGGATTATGTCCTCACAGGTATCTCTGGACTCAGTGTTGGACAAGAGTTAGAGGTTCCAGGTACAGCTGTTACTGATGCTGTGAAGCGTTATTGGAAGCACGGACTCTTTTCTGATGTATCCATTACTGCTGACTCTATCGTAGGAGATGATATCTATCTAAAGATACACCTCACACCACGTCCTCGTATCTCAACCATCAACTATAATGGTTTGAAGAAGACTGAACGTGAGGATATGGAGAAGAAACTCGGTCTTTTGAAGGGTGGACAGATTACGCCTAATATGCTTGACCGTGCGAAAATACTTGCAAAGAAGTACTTTGAAGACAAGGGTTATAAGAATGCTGAGGTCTTTATCCGTCAGCGTGACGATGTTGCAGCAAAGAATCAGGTCATCCTTGATATCGATGTAGATAAGAAGGAGAAAATGAAGGTGCGCTCTATCATCATTGATGGCGACAACCAATTGGGCGATAAGAAGATTAAGGGAACCATGTTTAGCAAGGGTGCCTTTGCTAAGACCCATGAGGCAGGCAAGCTTTCTAATATCTTAAAGTCGAAGAAGTTTACACCAGAGCGTTGGGCAGAGGATAAGAAGAATCTTATCACGAAGTACAATGAGCATGGATACCGTGATGCTATGATTTTGAAGGATAGCGTTTGGAACGTTGATCCAAAGCATGTTAATATCTATGTAAAGGTTGATGAGGGTAAGAAGTATTATATCCGTAATATCAAATGGGTAGGTAATACTGTTTACTCAACCGACTATCTGTCTCGTTTGCTTGATATGAAGAAAGGTGACGTGTACAACCAGACCTATTTGAACAAGCGTCTTTCACAGGATGAGGATGCTGTGGGCAATGCTTATTGGAACAATGGTTACCTCTTCTATAACTTGCAACCAACAGAGGTAAATATTGTCGGCGACTCTATCGACCTTGAGATGCGTATCGTTGAAGGGCAGCAGGCACATATTAACCGTGTGAAGATTAATGGTAACGACCGTCTTTACGAGAATGTTGTACGTCGTGAGTTGCGTACAAAGCCAGGCGACCTCTTCTCTAAGGAGGCACTCCAGCGTTCTGCACGTGAGTTGGCTTCTATGGGACACTTCGACCCAGAGGCTATTAACCCAGTACCAGAGCCAAACTATGAGGACGGAACTGTTGACATCAATTATAACCTCAAGCAGAAATCAAACGACCAGGTTGAACTTTCACTTGGTTGGGGTCAGACGGGTGTTATCGGTCGTGTCGGTTTGAAGTTGAATAACTTCTCAATGGCAAACCTTTTCCATAGGAACCGCGAACATCGTGGTATTATGCCTATCGGTGATGGTGAGACACTCTCATTGGGCGCACAGACTAACGGTACTTACTACCAGTCATACAATGCTCAGTACTCAACCAACTGGTTGGGAGGTAAACGTCCTATCCAATTCAATGTGGGTATGTCTTTCTCAAAGCAGACGGACGTATCAAGTAACTATTATAACAGTGGTTACTTGAATAACTATAACAACTATCGTTACGGTTATGGTAACTACAATTACAACAGTTACGAGAATTATTATGACCCGAACAAGTACGTAAAACTCTTCAGTATCTATGCTGGTTGGGGTAAACGTCTTAACTGGCCTGATGACTATTTCACTTTGTCACTCCAGTTGCAGTATCAGCGTTACATGTTGCGTAACTGGCGTTACTTCATTATGTCAAATGGTTCAGCAAACAACTTGAACCTTAATATCACGCTTAATCGTACGTCAACAGACAACCAACTCTTCCCACGTCGTGGTTCTGACTTCTCAGTATCATTGACAATCACTCCACCTTGGTCTAAGTGGGATGGTAAGGACTACGCACACTTGGCAACCGACCGCAACTCTCCTACCTACTCACAGGAGCAACAGGAGAAATATCGTTGGGTTGAATATCATAAGTGGAAGTTCAAGGCTCGTACCTTTACAGCCCTCACAAGTGGTCAGAAATGTTTTGTTTTGATGACTCGTGTTGAACTCGGATTGTTGGGTAGCTACAATAAAAACAAGAAAAGTCCGTTTGAAACCTACTACATGGGTGGTGATGGTATGAGTGGATACTCTACTGGTTACGCTGAGGAGACAATCGGTCTTCGTGGTTATGAGAATGGTTCACTTACTCCATACGGTGCTGAGGGTTATGCTTATACTCGTATGTCATTGGAGCTTCGTTATCCATTCCTCTTGGGTAATACAACCATTTATGGTCTTGGATTCGTTGAGGCTGGTAACGCATGGACAGAGACAAGTAAGTTCAATCCATTTGATATGAAACGTTCTGCTGGTCTTGGCGTTCGTATCTTCCTCCCAATGGTGGGTATGATGGGTATCGACTGGGCTTATGGATTCGATAAGGTATTTGGTACAAAGGGTGGCAGCCAGTTCCACTTCATCCTTGGACAGGAGTTTTAG
- a CDS encoding isoprenyl transferase, translating to MAEELDMTRIPQHIAITMDGNGRWATERNKPRSYGHQAGVDTVRRITSECVRLGVKFLTLYTFSTENWNRPTDEIAALMGLVLTSLEDEIFMKNNVRFRVIGDMARLPKEVQKKLRETEEHTAKNSAMTMVVALSYSARWEITKALREIVAEHQANSTEPLRPETITEEMISEHLETNFMPDPDLLIRTGGELRISNYLLWQIAYSELYFCDTYWPDFNEQDLQKAIASFQSRQRRFGKTEKQVEEKENN from the coding sequence ATGGCAGAAGAATTAGATATGACACGAATACCCCAGCATATTGCCATCACAATGGATGGTAATGGACGTTGGGCAACCGAACGCAATAAGCCACGCTCCTACGGACATCAAGCAGGAGTAGATACCGTTCGTCGCATAACATCAGAATGTGTACGATTGGGTGTGAAGTTTCTCACGCTCTATACTTTCTCAACAGAGAACTGGAATCGTCCTACGGATGAGATTGCTGCATTGATGGGGCTTGTGCTTACGTCTTTGGAAGATGAAATCTTTATGAAGAATAATGTGCGTTTCCGCGTTATTGGCGATATGGCTCGTCTGCCAAAAGAGGTGCAGAAGAAGCTGCGTGAGACGGAAGAGCATACCGCAAAGAACTCTGCAATGACGATGGTTGTAGCACTTAGCTACAGTGCACGTTGGGAGATAACAAAAGCGTTGAGGGAGATCGTTGCAGAACATCAGGCAAATAGCACTGAGCCACTGCGTCCCGAAACGATTACAGAAGAGATGATTAGCGAGCATTTGGAAACAAACTTTATGCCCGACCCAGACCTCTTGATAAGAACGGGTGGTGAGCTTCGCATCTCCAATTATCTCTTATGGCAGATAGCTTACTCTGAGCTATACTTCTGTGATACCTATTGGCCTGACTTCAATGAACAGGATTTGCAGAAAGCCATAGCGAGTTTCCAGAGCAGACAGCGTCGCTTTGGAAAGACTGAGAAACAAGTAGAAGAAAAAGAAAACAATTAA
- a CDS encoding DUF6089 family protein, whose protein sequence is MKCIVINLLLFLAATPLLAQSDPEYKMEIGAGVGMMGYLGDFNESLLKDLQPMGTVLARYNLSPYMGLKMNVSFGKMKGSSADVKTYYPRFASAPYTFDNSLVDVGFAYEYNFLPYGTGRDYRGAQRLSPYVTIGLGATYVNIKGGDRKSALTANLPIGLGVKYKMNERMNVGLEWALHFSLSDELDGQKDPYGIKSSGLFKNTDSYSTLQLTFSYSFMAKCKTCHNEDE, encoded by the coding sequence ATGAAATGTATCGTCATCAACCTTCTGCTCTTCCTTGCAGCTACGCCACTCTTGGCGCAGTCTGACCCAGAATATAAGATGGAGATTGGTGCTGGTGTCGGTATGATGGGTTACTTAGGCGACTTCAATGAGTCGTTGCTGAAGGATTTGCAGCCGATGGGAACGGTTTTAGCAAGATATAATCTCAGTCCCTATATGGGATTAAAGATGAACGTATCGTTTGGAAAGATGAAAGGTTCGTCGGCTGATGTCAAGACTTACTATCCACGTTTTGCTTCAGCTCCTTATACATTTGACAACTCATTGGTTGACGTGGGCTTTGCATACGAATATAACTTCCTGCCATACGGTACAGGTCGTGACTATCGTGGTGCACAGCGTTTGTCCCCATACGTGACAATAGGATTGGGTGCCACCTATGTTAATATCAAGGGTGGCGACCGTAAGTCGGCGCTCACAGCTAATCTTCCAATTGGATTGGGTGTGAAGTATAAGATGAATGAACGTATGAACGTAGGATTGGAATGGGCGTTACACTTCTCGTTGAGCGATGAGTTAGACGGTCAGAAAGACCCCTACGGCATTAAGAGTAGTGGACTCTTTAAGAATACAGATAGCTATTCAACCCTGCAACTGACGTTCTCTTATAGTTTCATGGCAAAGTGTAAGACTTGTCATAACGAGGACGAGTAA
- a CDS encoding DUF6242 domain-containing protein, whose translation MRNKIYTLVALMVATLTMTSCLNSDDENNGVSYKDTAILSFSLGQLKQVRDTVAKNGSDSTYTGKFNAAKVKFYIDQAQGLIYNPDSLPYGTKTANVLAKVVAKNNGTIVIKSTTDEKYTYYRNNDSINFSTPRMFRVYSNNGGEYRDYKVSVNVHKQKGNVFSWQALQANSNFSSFTAMKAVSTGSKVFVFGTNGSQTVGYAATKDNGNSWTKLSKTFTANAYKSVAVQGTKLFVIDNGVVYNSTDGSSWTTVATNSSLKQLVAASPAELFALSTTGTLLASKDNGATWTNETLDSNASLLPANNINSSLTAVTSDLYRVLLVGTLSNGTKNVSWTKLSYRQDAAWNYVESNANKFLLPLYKSLSVVNYDKSALALGIDNSGNLASMLLSRDGGITWKSDKSFTYPTDLQASTAFTATVDSDEYLWIICGTKVWRGRLNRVGWELDLSRL comes from the coding sequence ATGCGTAATAAGATATATACTCTTGTAGCTTTAATGGTGGCTACTTTGACAATGACTTCTTGTCTTAATAGCGATGACGAGAACAATGGTGTAAGTTACAAAGACACAGCTATTTTGAGCTTTTCTTTGGGACAGTTGAAACAAGTACGTGATACCGTTGCTAAGAACGGTAGCGATAGTACTTATACAGGCAAGTTCAATGCTGCTAAAGTTAAGTTTTATATTGATCAGGCTCAGGGTTTGATTTATAACCCTGACTCTTTGCCATACGGTACAAAGACAGCCAACGTGTTAGCAAAGGTTGTGGCAAAGAATAACGGAACCATTGTTATAAAATCAACAACTGACGAGAAGTATACTTATTACCGCAACAATGATTCCATTAATTTTAGTACTCCTCGCATGTTCCGTGTTTATTCAAACAATGGAGGCGAGTATCGGGACTATAAGGTTTCTGTGAATGTTCATAAGCAGAAGGGAAACGTGTTCAGCTGGCAAGCACTGCAAGCAAACAGCAACTTTTCGTCGTTTACAGCAATGAAAGCTGTTAGTACAGGTAGTAAGGTATTTGTCTTCGGTACGAATGGTAGTCAGACGGTTGGCTATGCTGCGACAAAGGACAATGGCAACAGCTGGACAAAGCTTAGCAAAACTTTTACAGCAAATGCTTATAAGAGCGTAGCCGTGCAGGGTACAAAGCTTTTCGTTATCGATAATGGTGTGGTATATAACTCTACAGATGGCAGCAGTTGGACAACAGTTGCAACCAACAGCAGTTTGAAGCAGTTAGTGGCAGCATCGCCTGCAGAGTTGTTTGCCTTGTCAACTACTGGAACATTGTTGGCTTCAAAAGATAATGGTGCTACGTGGACTAACGAGACATTAGACAGTAATGCATCACTACTTCCAGCAAACAATATTAACTCTTCGCTCACAGCAGTTACATCAGATTTGTATCGTGTGCTGCTTGTTGGAACATTGTCAAATGGTACAAAGAATGTTTCATGGACGAAGCTTTCTTACCGACAGGATGCAGCTTGGAACTATGTTGAGAGTAATGCTAATAAGTTCCTGCTTCCTCTTTACAAGAGCCTTTCGGTTGTAAACTATGATAAATCTGCCCTTGCATTAGGTATTGATAATAGTGGTAATTTAGCTTCTATGCTTCTCTCACGTGATGGAGGTATCACATGGAAGAGCGATAAGTCTTTCACTTATCCAACAGATTTACAAGCGTCAACAGCTTTCACAGCTACCGTTGATAGCGATGAATACCTATGGATAATCTGTGGTACAAAGGTTTGGCGTGGCAGACTCAATAGAGTTGGCTGGGAGTTGGACCTTAGTCGTCTGTAA
- the pckA gene encoding phosphoenolpyruvate carboxykinase (ATP), with translation MAKFDKSVLEKYGITGTTEVLYNPSYEVLFNEETKESLQGYEKGQETELGAVNVMTGIYTGRSPKDKFIVDDENSHDNVWWDSEEYHNDNHRASKEAWVAVKDIAKKELSNKRLFVVDGFCGTHKDTRMKIRFIVEVAWQAHFVTNMFIRPKSEADFDQEPDFIVYNASKAKVENWKELGLHSETAVVFNVTSKEQVIINTWYGGEMKKGMFSMMNYFLPLKGIASMHCSANTDMNGENTAIFFGLSGTGKTTLSTDPKRKLIGDDEHGWDDQGVFNYEGGCYAKVINLDKESEPDIYGAITRDALLENVTVDKDGKIDFCDKSVTENTRVSYPIYHIKNIQRPESQGPAAKQVIFLSADAFGVLPPVSILDSEQTKYYFLSGFTAKLAGTERGITEPTPTFSACFGQAFLELHPTKYAEELVKKMEQSGAKAYLVNTGWNGTGKRISIRDTRGIIDAILNHSIDAAPTKQIPYFNFTVPTQLEGVATDILDPRDTYADAAEWDKKAKDLAERFIKNFKKYENNEAGKALVAAGPQL, from the coding sequence ATGGCAAAGTTTGATAAGAGCGTACTTGAAAAGTACGGTATTACAGGTACAACAGAAGTGCTTTACAATCCTTCTTACGAGGTATTGTTTAATGAAGAGACAAAAGAGAGCCTTCAGGGTTATGAAAAAGGTCAGGAAACTGAGCTTGGTGCTGTAAACGTAATGACTGGTATCTACACTGGTCGTTCTCCTAAGGATAAGTTCATTGTAGACGACGAGAACTCTCACGACAATGTATGGTGGGATTCAGAGGAGTATCACAATGATAACCACCGCGCTTCTAAGGAGGCTTGGGTAGCTGTAAAGGATATCGCTAAGAAGGAATTGTCAAACAAGCGTCTTTTCGTTGTTGACGGTTTCTGCGGTACACACAAGGACACACGTATGAAGATTCGTTTCATCGTTGAGGTTGCTTGGCAGGCTCACTTTGTAACAAACATGTTCATCCGTCCAAAGTCAGAGGCAGACTTCGATCAGGAGCCAGACTTCATCGTTTACAATGCTTCAAAGGCTAAGGTTGAGAACTGGAAGGAGCTTGGTCTGCATTCAGAGACAGCTGTTGTGTTCAACGTTACTTCTAAAGAGCAAGTTATCATCAATACATGGTATGGTGGTGAGATGAAGAAGGGTATGTTCTCTATGATGAACTACTTCTTGCCATTGAAGGGTATTGCTTCTATGCACTGCTCTGCTAACACTGACATGAATGGTGAAAACACAGCTATCTTCTTCGGTCTTTCTGGTACAGGTAAGACTACTCTTTCTACCGATCCAAAGCGTAAGCTCATCGGTGATGACGAGCACGGATGGGATGATCAGGGTGTCTTCAACTATGAAGGTGGTTGCTACGCTAAGGTTATCAACCTTGATAAGGAGTCAGAGCCAGACATCTATGGTGCTATCACACGTGATGCTCTCCTCGAAAACGTAACTGTTGATAAGGATGGTAAGATTGATTTCTGTGATAAGAGCGTAACTGAGAATACTCGTGTTTCTTACCCAATTTATCACATTAAGAACATCCAGCGTCCAGAGTCTCAGGGTCCAGCTGCTAAGCAGGTAATCTTCTTGTCAGCTGACGCATTCGGTGTATTGCCTCCAGTATCTATCTTGGATTCAGAGCAGACTAAGTACTACTTCCTCTCTGGTTTCACAGCTAAGTTGGCTGGTACAGAGCGTGGTATCACTGAGCCTACTCCAACATTCTCTGCTTGCTTCGGTCAGGCATTCTTGGAGCTCCACCCAACAAAGTATGCTGAGGAGCTTGTTAAGAAGATGGAACAGAGTGGTGCTAAGGCTTACTTGGTTAACACTGGTTGGAACGGTACTGGCAAGCGTATCTCTATCCGCGATACACGTGGTATCATCGACGCTATCTTGAACCACTCTATTGATGCTGCTCCAACAAAACAGATCCCTTACTTCAACTTCACTGTTCCTACACAGCTCGAAGGTGTTGCTACTGACATTCTTGATCCACGTGACACTTACGCTGATGCAGCTGAGTGGGATAAGAAGGCTAAAGACCTCGCAGAACGTTTCATCAAGAACTTCAAGAAGTACGAGAATAACGAGGCTGGTAAGGCTCTCGTAGCAGCTGGTCCACAGCTCTAA
- the upp gene encoding uracil phosphoribosyltransferase, with the protein MDIINFSEQNSIINQYLAEIRDKDYQKNRLLFRNNVMRIGEFEAFEISKTLNYKPKDVVTPLGTAQVNVPIDKIVLATIFRAGLPFHNGFLNIFDHAGNAFVSAYREYKDAEHHEVGIHVEYLATPDINGKTLIIADPMLATGGSMELGYKAILSKGTPRHVHVACLLATPEGIAHIRKTFPEDSTTIWCAAIDEGLNEHKYIVPGFGDAGDLCYGEKL; encoded by the coding sequence ATGGACATTATTAACTTTTCAGAACAGAACTCTATCATTAATCAGTATTTGGCTGAAATCCGTGATAAGGATTATCAGAAGAATCGTTTGCTCTTCCGCAACAATGTTATGCGTATCGGAGAGTTCGAAGCTTTTGAGATTTCTAAGACATTGAACTACAAACCAAAAGATGTTGTTACACCATTAGGTACAGCTCAGGTTAATGTACCAATCGACAAGATTGTTTTGGCAACTATTTTCCGTGCTGGACTTCCTTTTCATAATGGCTTCCTTAACATTTTTGACCACGCTGGTAACGCTTTTGTAAGTGCCTATCGCGAATACAAGGATGCAGAGCATCATGAGGTGGGTATTCACGTTGAATATCTTGCTACGCCTGACATCAATGGCAAAACACTCATCATCGCTGACCCAATGTTGGCAACGGGTGGTTCTATGGAGCTTGGCTACAAGGCTATCCTTTCTAAGGGAACGCCTCGTCACGTACATGTTGCTTGTCTTTTGGCTACACCAGAAGGCATCGCACACATCCGCAAAACCTTCCCTGAAGACTCAACAACCATCTGGTGTGCAGCGATTGATGAAGGACTGAATGAACATAAGTACATTGTTCCGGGCTTCGGTGATGCTGGCGACTTGTGCTATGGAGAGAAGTTATAA
- a CDS encoding AAA family ATPase translates to MCKKFVYGVAVSDYNFIGREAETKRLMNDFRGGINVILMSPRRLGKTSLVMRVCDKLKSEDIITVYLDIFGCKSEYEFYNRLASEVLRQTASKQSIWLEEAKEFLYRLTPKISFSPEPNSDFTLSLGITPKTHTPEEVLEMAEKIAVKKGKHIVVCIDEFQQIGEMADSKQVQARMRTVWQHQKHVSYCLFGSRHHLMSSIFLHRSMPFYQFGDLIVLDKIPTAEWVEYIVSHFADGNRTISPALAEEICRFTDNYSAYVQQLSWIVYTQKEEGETVDEIDVKQATDDLLATNEVLFMQLVEPLSEYQLNFLRAITSGVTKDFGLAKVREKYQLGSYSNINRLKTALLERDLIEKRGTELVITDPVFAKWFQRKMMF, encoded by the coding sequence ATGTGCAAGAAGTTTGTTTATGGAGTGGCGGTTTCTGACTATAACTTCATAGGAAGGGAGGCGGAAACAAAGCGCCTTATGAATGATTTCAGAGGTGGTATCAATGTTATTCTGATGTCTCCTCGCCGTTTGGGAAAGACTTCCTTGGTGATGCGTGTCTGCGATAAGCTAAAGTCAGAAGATATTATTACTGTGTATTTAGATATCTTTGGCTGTAAGAGTGAGTATGAATTTTACAATCGTTTGGCATCAGAAGTGTTGAGGCAGACGGCATCAAAGCAGAGTATTTGGCTTGAGGAGGCAAAGGAATTCCTATATAGACTAACGCCAAAAATATCATTCAGTCCTGAGCCAAACTCTGATTTTACACTTTCTTTGGGAATAACACCGAAGACACATACGCCTGAGGAGGTGCTTGAGATGGCTGAGAAGATTGCAGTAAAGAAGGGAAAGCATATCGTTGTTTGCATAGATGAATTCCAACAGATAGGTGAGATGGCGGATAGCAAGCAGGTGCAGGCACGTATGAGAACTGTTTGGCAGCATCAGAAGCACGTGTCTTACTGCCTTTTCGGTAGTAGACATCACTTGATGAGCAGTATCTTCCTGCATCGTAGTATGCCTTTCTATCAGTTTGGTGACTTGATCGTGTTGGATAAGATTCCAACGGCTGAATGGGTGGAGTATATTGTTAGTCATTTTGCAGATGGTAATAGAACCATCAGTCCAGCCTTAGCAGAGGAAATTTGCAGGTTCACAGATAATTATTCGGCTTATGTTCAGCAGTTGTCTTGGATCGTTTATACACAGAAGGAAGAAGGAGAAACGGTGGATGAAATCGATGTGAAACAGGCTACGGACGACCTCTTAGCTACGAATGAAGTGCTCTTCATGCAACTGGTAGAGCCACTTTCAGAGTATCAGCTTAACTTCCTACGTGCCATTACCTCTGGTGTTACGAAAGACTTCGGATTGGCAAAGGTGCGAGAGAAGTACCAGTTGGGAAGTTACTCGAATATCAACCGATTGAAGACTGCCCTCCTTGAGCGTGACTTGATTGAGAAACGTGGAACAGAATTGGTAATCACCGACCCAGTTTTTGCCAAGTGGTTCCAACGGAAAATGATGTTTTAG